GGGAAATTggacacagaataatttcatgtTCAACTTTATATCCAATTATATTCCACTATTTTTAACAAGCAAAATATTATGCtattctgttttaaaacaaaCTATGGAATAAGAAGTGAAAAACTAAACGTTAAGGTGACAGTTGGATGGATCTCAGAAATATTACGCTGAGTGAAGGAAGTACAAACTGTACTTACACAATTCTAGAATAGGCAAAATTAATCAGAAACAGTGGTTGCTTACGGTGGAAACTGACTGGGAAGGGGCACAAAGGGAACTCTGTAAGGTGACAGAATATTCTGCATAATTTTTTGGTGGTGATTTCattgttgtgtgtatgtgtatgtttaaattcatcaagctgtacctTAAGATTTATGCAATTTATTGTACACAATTTACATCTCACttgaaaaatttttgcaaaaatttaaaaagttacagtGATTCTTAAAACCTTTAATTAGCAAAGTTATGCAATAAcatgcagttttaaaattttctttaaagagaagataacattataaatttaaagagaagatAACCTTAGAAAGAAATCCATGTTACAATGTTTAGacaaaaaaaatgcaagttgcagattattaatattttcacttcaaaaaccgtATGTACACCTATGTGTGGGTTTAggaacaaatgcaaaaaaaaatttctggaaagaaacAAGTTGTTTACAATGGTTACCTTTGGAGAAATGGGGGAACTTCACTTTCTACTTTCTATTCTTTCATTGAAAACTGGTAGAATTGAGTTTCTTCTATCTCTTCTAGACTTCCAAAAATTATCTAACTGCCTTgtgttcattaaaatttataatgaaagcctttaaaaagtaaatactctGAAAAATACCAAAGGTCCCTGACACAGTCCACCACTTCTTGATTTATAAACGAGACTGTACTACTATTACTATCTTTTATACTGTTCTTTTGCACTTCTAACTCAGTACAAAAAATTACCTggttggggagggtacagctcagtggtagagtgcatgcctagcatgcacaagttcctgggttcaatccctggtcccttcattaaaaataaataaataaaataaaaattttaaaaaagctatctAGATCTAAAATCCACAACAAATGGACAGTGATGAACGTAAGCACTTACTAAATGCTCATGTACTTTACAAACTGTATATTCTTGGCACTGATAAAAATTTACGTGTGTTATACACATGAATTTTTCCAGTCAGTTCTGGAACATCAATTTTTCCGTAATGATTCTTAGCTTAAAACCATTTTATATTGTTCCAAAGACACCTGgaactttaaatcatctcttaAAATCTGAGAACAATGGGTAATGTTCTTGTCTCTTAGGGAGTTTTGTTACATTCTTCTTAAAGATCTTACATGTTTTTTCTTAGGTTCAAGGCAATGTGTTGgatatttttgttgcttttgtgaaCAGAAACTGTTCTCCCCCATTAATTTCCTAATTCATTTATGGTTAATATAAAAAGACtcttcatttttgtaaatttgcAGTCTAAACTATCATTTTCCTAAATTCCTTTTTTGTTCAAATAGCctttcttttctaagaatttttattttttatttttgaaaaagcattaCACATACTATGTGTCTACATGTGTAAAAGTACATATAGTGACAagtttccctctcctccctggagaCAATCCCTGCTacacttaaaacaaacaaaccaaccaaaaacaCCTACCCATTTtctagagcagtttcaggttcacagcaaaactgaagggAAGGTACAGAGGTTTCACATATAACCCCTGACCCCACAACCTTCGTCACATTGCATCAGCTCCCCcgttatcaacatcccccaccagaatggtacatttcatacaactgatgaacctacattgacacattatagtcacccaaagtccatagtttatatcaAGTTCTTTtgctcttggtgttgtacagtcTGGATTTGGACACATTTATAGTGTCATGCATCCACTATTATATATTCATACAAAatatttcactgccctaaaaatcctctgcctaattcatctctctctcccctgccaaccactgatctttttaccgTTTCCATAGTTTTGGCATTTCCAGAATGTCAGGtagttgaaatcatacaatatgtaacctTTTCAAACCTGGCTTCTTTCAGCTTAGTGATACGCATTTAAgtttaaacattaaacatttttgttaaaagtTAAATACTTTTATGTATCTATCCTTACTATGCATCCTTAAATATGGATATGTTCAGgaaagtcacatttttttccctcttcttcataCAAAACAATAGCACACTATGCACACTGGATTGCAATATTTCCCCCTAtagagttgtatttttattttttttttaaattgaagtatagtcaatttataatgtgtccatttctggtttacagcatagtgattcatttataaagatacattccttttcatattcttttttattataggccattacaaggtattgttCCCAGTGcttacagtagggccttgttgtttatttattttatatctagtaattagtatctggagttgtattttaaaattaactttgaggTACactttacatacaataaaatgctcCCATTTTAAGGGTACAGtgtgatgagttttgacaaacatcTCTATTTGTGTAACCATTGGCACAATCAAGAATTCCTACATATATTCAGGTCATTCTATATTAGTACTTAAAAGGCTTCTTCCTCCTTCATTATGGTTGCATAGTAGTCTATCAACAAAATGCACTATTGTTTTCaaatagttttcttaaaaatcatatttgaaaGTAATTTCAACTTACAGAGAAGTCACAAGAATAGTATAAAGAACTCCCATATACCCTTCACTCagattcaccttttaaaaaaacactttggCACATTTGCTTTACCATTCTCGTTCTCTCtctacacaaatacacacaatttTGTTTCTGAACCATTTAAGAGGAGGAAATGTTCATCATGTCCCTTGTCCCATAATCTTTCAGAGTGTATTTCCTACAAATAAGGCTATTCTCTTAGATAACCACAGTACAATGATCCAATTTTTTCAATGtcacataataaaaagaaatgtcacatagattatatttaaaaagcacttcatgaatcaaaaatattccatttccaGTTGTCCTAATGATGTCCTTTATAAAATATTGCCCCCTAATAGAAGACCCAGCTTAAGATCAACTTCTGCAATTTGTTGCCATGTATCTTTAGTGTCCTTTAACCTAGAAAGTTCCttggcttttctttgtctttcataacatttttgaagagtacaggcCAGTTTTGTAGAATGTGCAGAGAGTTTGCCAGTTGggtaatttttaaagggaaacaaTTACTTATTAGTGTGTACACAATTTTATGTTCATTAAAAtatcatataaatttaaaaacaacccAGTTACTCTATACCCTTTGCTCAATGCTTTGTTCCAAGTTATTTAAGTAGAACATATGCCAAGGTAGCATATCACTAAGTGCCACTACAGAAGCAAATTACGACTATTTGAGGGTGGGGAAAGTGGATTTACCCACTTGAGCTTTAGCCAAAGGGGTACAGATGACTCAAATCAGCACCATCTTAAAGGTGGTACGTAGAAGCCAGGTGAAAACACCACTGATGCAAACAGACCTCACAACAGACTGTGGGACTAACTCCAAAACCCACAAGAAACAAATCAGTAATAATGGGGCcacacattctgcctatggagtgtgtatcccCTGAGCCATTTTCCTTTCTGGgtgagacagactgcactctgtctatggagtgtgtatctctctaaataaacttactttcacttaaataataataataataataataataataataataataataataataataataataataaaggccAAACTAACActactttataattaaaaaggaagactTGTCCCAGTGAAAAGTCCTACCAAGACAACAATGACCATCCCCTCATAACAAAACCTTCTTTCCTCCAAAAAACGGGAATCCTGATTCTATCTGCGTACATAAAAGCAGACTTGCAACATAACCAGCCAACTGGCTCTCTCAGtagaatctgaaatttaaatcatGGAATTGTAATAGTCAGTGAGGAACAATTTGCCCTAACTCCTAACACCTGATTCTGTTGTTAAGACAGTAGTTCTTTATtgagaaacaaaatgataactCAAGGGCCTCATACGTCACTAGtcacaaataaacaagcaaataaaaagccCTGGTTGTGGGTAGGGGGACAGCAGTACTCAGGGTTGCtacaatatattatctaaaatgtccacTTTCCAACAAAAATTTGAAGCATGCAAGTTACCAGGAAAGTATGTGGGATCCAAAAATtacaacaagctagtgaatataacaaaacagaaacagactcacagatatagagaacaaactactggttaccagtggggagaggtaaaggggaggggcaatatagaggcagggaattaagaggtacaaactattatgtttaaaataaactacaaggcggggagggtagagctcagtggtagagtgcatgcttagcatcacgaggtcctggattcaatccccagtacctctgttaaaaacaaataaataaataaacctaattactgcctccctgcaaaaaaagaaaagaaaagaatatattgtacaacacagcaaacatagccaatattttataataactataaatggaatataaccattaaaaactgaatcactatattgtacacctgtaacacatgacattatacatcaactatacttcaattaaataaaaaaacatataaattattatttttaacagcatatttttctcctttcctctcttaaCTGATTTAAAATGCAGTCATACTAAATAGCATGCATGTAATGAGTTGCTGGGCCTGTAACTTAGAAATATAACATGTGTATACATTTCATGCCAATAATGGCACAAAGAAAGTAAGAGCTAAGCTATATTGGAGTTAGGGAATTATTATAGACGGTATAGTAAACTGTTACAGAGGGTAAATTATTACAGATGGGTTTGTCACATTAATAGATATAACATACATAACAATAACAAgacaaaaaagggagaaaaaggaaatagagcTATTAAGTAGTAAGGTTTCTACGTATCACTAGAATTAAGCTAGTATAAATTGAAAGCTGATTTGAATAAGATGTATATGGGAagcctcaaaacaaacaaaaactgaacccaaataatgaaaaaataattaaagaaactaaaatgcTACCTTAGAAAATATCCACTTAATACAGAGAAAACTAAAAGAGGAATAGAAGAACTAAAAGACATGAGACATatagaaaatgtaagtaaaatgacaCACGTCAGTCCAACTACATCAACATTGAAtgtgcatgtttttaaaaatccaatctaAAGGTAAAAGTTGTCAGACtagatttaaagaaacaattatgCGTCAGCTAGTCCCTATCTACAGGAGACACACTGTAGATTCAAACATACAAAGTGTTTGTAagttaaaagatggaaaaagatattcacAGCACACAAACAGTAATCACAGCAAGCTGGGGTGGCTATACtagtatcagacaaaatatacttCAAACAAAATCTGCTACTAGAGATCAACTGGGACATTTtacaatgataaaagggtcagtAAGGTATAATGTTTATAAAGATAGATGCATCGAGTAACAGAGCACTGCAatccatgaaacaaaaactgacagaaacaaagggagaaatagataattcaataataaaagttGGAGACTTTGATACCCAATAATTGGAGACTTTGATACCTCAGCTTCAACAACAGATAAAACAACTAAGCAGAAGATCAACAAGGACCTAGAAGActtgaagaaaactataaaccaactagacctaacaAACACATACTGAACACTCTAGCCAGCAACAGAACATATAGTCTTTTCAAGTATATTGGAACTTTCaagtacatggaacattctccaggatagaacATATGCTAGGctataaaataaatcttcattaatttaaaattatagaaaaaatgcAAAGTTTATGTTCTTTGaacacaatggaatgaaattagaaatcaataatgggaaaacatttagaaaactcACAAATATGTGTAAGTTAAACAACATACTCCTAAAGAACCAAagggtcaaagaagaaaccagGTTCCAGGAACCGCTCTTTTTCCTAACCATTCCAGCCTGTGGTGGTAAAGTCTCCATTATGTTGCTAATCCAGGGATGTTGAAACCATCCCACAATGGTCTCTGAAACCCTTATAAATAGTCCCTTCAGGGAAGTTTCATTGCTCATTCCTTATGAGTATGTTATGTTTCTTTCTGGGATTCTGACACACTCTCTGAGTCCtcattttcacacacacctgccaaAATCTGGTGGCCCCTCTACTTCCTATCTCAGAAAATCATACCACCATCCATGTAGTTACAAAACTCAGAAATCTAGAGCTGACATCTCCCTCAACTAACGACCTAATCTCATTGATTTTACTTTCCACACAGCTcttgaatatttttgtttcattcccTCTTCGCTGCCATCACCCTGGTCTGGGACACAATTAACTCTTACATGGACCACTGTGATAGTCTTCTACATAACATTCtactccctctctgtctcccacttTGACATGCCTTCCACACGATAGTAAGAGCCAGCTTAAGAGACCTGTTCCTTTCCTCTCCGATTCCCAAATGGAACATTTACAGTGGAGATAATTAAGTGATCAAAGTTAGTATCATAATGAAACAAATCAATATTATGTGCCATCTGATATGACACACTGAATACACATCATTTCCGTGTTCTTCCTGCCAAAAGTGTATAACCTGAATTTAATCATGAAGAACCAACAGACAAATCCAACTCAAGGAACGTTCTACAAAATAACTAgcctgtactcttcaaaaatgcaTTATGtaaggggaggatatagctcaagtggtagagcacatgcctagcagacacaaggtcctaggttcaatccccagtaattccattaaaaaaaataaacctaataatcccccctcaaataaaaataataacattaaaaaatgtatatgtaaatgtattCATCTTcaaaagagcaataaaaacaaagaaacactgaGAAAGTGTCCCAGATTAAAGAAGACTACAGAATTTGCAGgtcaatgaaatgaaattgatgaaaaaaaagaagactaaagagaGGTAACAAAGAGGCAGAAAAGCCCTAAAGAAACTTATTAGGACAACGGGCAAATTTTGCTTGTAGGCTGGGCATTAGACAATAGTACTGTATCAATGCCAAATTTCCTGAATCATATTATGATTATTTAAGGGACTGTCCTTGTTTTTAGGAGATGCATGCTGAAGTAATTAGGGCTAAAAGACAtaatgtctgcaacttactctcaaatgattCCAAAAGTGGCAAATATACATATAGAGGTGGAAGTAAAGTAACTGTGGCAAAAAGCTGACAATTGATGGATATGAATGAAGGATACACAAGTGTTAGTTGTATTATTCTTGCAATTCTTGTTAATTTAAtaccactgacttttttttattgtttttgttttttgggaggagATAATTATATTgatttaattacttatttattttaacggaggtcctagggattgaacccaggaccttgagcatgctaagcacgcactctaccactgagctacatcctctccatttccactgacattttaaaatccactGCAGTAAGGgaagaacaagcaaacaaacaaaaacaaaccaaaaaaaccccaaaccctcaaCAAGGTCTACAAGCCCCCGAGGAAAGACAGTACTTCTCAATGCACATAACACACATCGGGGCATGTGGAAGGAAGGCTAAACCATTTGTGGACTAAATTAATGGAAAGTAGGGGCAAAGGTTAAGGTGTGCCAAGAGCATACAATGATGGGGGAAAGAGGGGGTAAACTGAGGAGGGAGAGTGGGCTTTCCTCTAGAGTTTTCCAAACCTGCACCAAGTTCCCCAAGTTCCATGTTTGTCTTAGAGCTTTGAGGTGCTTTGAGGCAGTGAATAAACACGTCATCTAACAGGACAGAAATTACTGCATAAAAAAGGTTAAATCCCACTCACTGGGGGTCTTGCTGCCAGGAACTCAGGtgccattttctcctcttttcacaGATCTCTCAGGGCCAGAAGATTCCAAAGAGGGCAGAATAGGGAACCAGGAGCAGTGAGGACTGGGTCACATGCCAGAAATCCTCACACCCAATCTCTGCAGATCCACTCTTAtacctaaaggaaaataaaagagtcAGGAGTCAATCTTGATCTACAGGACCAAGGAAAACGCAGAGCATGCACATCCTGCAACCTCTGCACTCAGAGGGGCTTTGCAGAGATACAGCTGTCACCTGTGATACCAAATTCACAACTGGGACAGCGCCACCTTTAACACCTGGGACTCTAACTTCCACTGAGATGACAAAGGAAAAACCACTCCCCTACAGCCTTTACTGGCCAAGAGTATGGAGAATTCTCTTTTGCAGATAAGGAGGTGATTATAGGAGTGATATTCCTGGCTTTGCTACCCCAGAGGCAAGTTCCCAGGAGAAGGTCATTTAACTCCACAGCACCTGGGAGCTTAGAGAAGCTGCTGACCCTTTGAGCTCTGGGGTTTCTCAGATGCAAAGTGGCGACAGTCCTTTGGCAACTCACAGTAGGCCTGGCTGGGGGAACAGCCCACCCTGGTGTCAAGGACTATCTGCCCACCGCTCTGATAACACACCCCTTGGCTCACTTATAGAAAAAGCCCTCTGAGTCAGAGGTGAAGGTGGTCTCACAGGAGAGTCTACAACAAAAGTGGAGATACAAGACTCTGTTCCCTCGCCTCAAAGTCCAAGTCACACCTCCAAATCCAGGGAAGCCAAAACACACTGTCACCCTAAAGACCAAGACTCAAAATCCCCACTACATCCCAAACCCAGGAGCACCCACTTCCTAACTTCTCCCCACATCTCCCCAACCTGAGACTGCACAGATCTAGCCGCCCCTACAAACACCTAAGAACATACAGCCCCGGAAGCTCCCACTAAACCCCTGGACCCTGCCTCATTGCCTTCTCCCCAGCAACCTGGGGATGCAATGCCCAGGTGCCTCCCAAACCAAAATGCCTGGAGTGGGCTGTCCCCTAAATCCAAAGACCCCTGTCTCCAACCCCTCAACCCAAGGATGCCTGGAGACACACACTCGCAGCCATCCACCCTCACTTCAATAAAACCAAGATGTCCCCTGCGTCGCCCCTTAGACCCcgcgaccccccccccccccaagacctTCGGTTTTCCCCGTTACCTTTCGCACGATCCGGGGACCCCTGGCTATTTCCGCCGCCTTTGGCCAGTGAAACTGGAGGACTCACCTCCACAGGCCTGGGAGTCTTGGGCATGCAGGCCGCCACGGGGCCTTCACGAGCCGCTGTTTCACGGAACCAACGAGGCCCAACCGCGCGGCGGACCCAGAAGGCCCAGCAGCCGATGCCCGGGCGCAAGGAGGCGCCGAGGCCGGACGGCGGGACCACATCTCCCGGAAGTCCCTGCGCGGGGCGCGCTCCAAGCCCCTCCCCAAGGCGCGATGGGGGCGTGGCGAGGCCAACAGGTGAGCTCGGAGTCTCAACTGGGAACATCCTGCGAGAGGAGTCTggacacacaaatacaaaaccaGGCATGTGTCTCCTCCCGTCTACAATTATAaataagtgaggaaaaaaaaaaaaaaaacccaaaccaaaaacaacCCCAAAGCCCCTGTAATTTCCCCATTCAGACATAGCTATATTTAAGCTTatatcatttcatatatttaCGTCATCTTAACCTACTTTTTAAGTCAAATATATATTGAACTTAAGTGTCCTCCCAGAATATTTTGTAAATTCTATATGCCacttttgtaattaatttttatcttgtcATTAGGTTGTTTCAAATTACTGATACTACAGCCACTACTTGTGTTTGGCAGAGTCAAAGGCAGAGGAGTGGCAAAGCTTTATAGTGAAGAAAGGAAGGTTTCAGGTATGTTCTGATTGGAGGTTATTGCCATGGAGAAGCTGGGCCACCTACAAGCAGTGCATCTTATGTGATTGGTTTGGGGGTTCTACTTGGCTTTCCCCGGTTGTCCTGAGTTGGAAGCAGAGGTCAAAAATAGGGAAGCTGGCATTTAGTGACCAAATCCTGAATGTTCTGGGCTGATTGCTGCCAAGGTTGCTGTTTGATTTCCTGTTTGGAAACCAATTGGTGGCCGCAGAGTTTGTGAACAGAGTTCCATTGTCATATATGATCTGGCGTTGTCTGTTTGTATACCCAGCCTTTCAAGTTTAATGGTTTCAAACAACAGCAATCATTTATTATCTTTCATGGTTTCTCTGGATTAGGAATTCGGAAACAGCCTAACTGTACAGTTCTGGCTCTGGTTTTTCATGATCGCTGAACCTGGAACAGTGTGAAGTTCCAGAAGCAATTGGGAACTAGCTGGATATCTCTTATTTCAAGTAATCTCAGGGTTTCTCCATGTGGTTTTTCTGTGTGGGGTAGTTCGAGCTTCTTAACAGCACAGTAGCCTCAGACCTCTTACATTGCTGCTCAAGGTTCTAAAGGCAAGAGTCCCAAGAAAGATCCAGATGGAAGCTGTATCCCCTCTTATATCTAGTCTCAGAATCACATGGCATCATTTCCATTGTGCTCACAGTTTAAAAGGCCCATCCAGATTCAAAGGGAAGGGACATGGACTCCACTTCCCGAAGGGAAAGTGGCAAGGTTCTGGAAGACCATGTGGAAACAAAAGTATAGTCAtagtcatttttggaaaatacaatttgcCATAAACTGCAAACAGATTAAAGTAAAGGAAGaagttttcattctcattctaCCATGAAGACTGGATATTTATATTACTGAGCTGAAATCATTTGTAGTAAGTAGGAGTGATGAAAAAAATCACGATTTCTAATTAAATGTTAACAGGATCAGGGAAGATCTAGCACCACTTGAGCATATTTAAAGTGACAATGAGAGACAAAAATGAAGCTGTTTTCTGTTTGCCTTCCTTGAATATTAAGTCCAAAGTGATAATAATTGATAAAGATGATTCTGCACAGTTAGGGAATTATGGCTAACTGGGTTCAATCAAAAGAGCCATAAATAACTTACTTAAGAGTGccatgaaatataaaatagataaacaacaagttcatactgtatagcacagggaactatattcaatatcttgtagtaacttacggtgaaaaagagtatgaaaatgaatatatgtatgttcatgtatgactgaagcattgtgctgtacacaacattgtaaactgactatacttcaattaaaaatatatattatatacatatataaataaataattgtttaaagtaaaaataaataaataaataaataaataaaactgccttTCTCAGAGCCCTGCTGTGTTTTTacagaaacaaattttctttttatttatttttttgacatatagtcagttacaatgtgtcaatatctggtgtatagcataatgtcccagtcatacatataaatacctagacttgttttcat
This region of Camelus ferus isolate YT-003-E chromosome 9, BCGSAC_Cfer_1.0, whole genome shotgun sequence genomic DNA includes:
- the LOC116656661 gene encoding uncharacterized protein LOC116656661 isoform X1: MSEWGNYRGFGVVFGLGFFFFFPHLFIIVDGRRHMPGFVFVCPDSSRRMFPVETPSSPVGLATPPSRLGEGLGARPAQGLPGDVVPPSGLGASLRPGIGCWAFWVRRAVGPRWFRETAAREGPVAACMPKTPRPVEVSPPVSLAKGGGNSQGSPDRAKGIRVDLQRLGVRISGM